The Methylomonas montana genome has a window encoding:
- a CDS encoding DUF6316 family protein: MFRTERFLSVVNPNTGLRVWYFLTREGRQGPFTSKTNAQIALHDFIVSRTKQGSSSRRTRLLASG, translated from the coding sequence ATGTTTAGAACTGAACGATTTCTTTCCGTCGTAAATCCGAATACCGGTTTAAGGGTATGGTACTTTTTAACCAGGGAAGGCCGGCAAGGCCCTTTTACCTCAAAAACGAACGCCCAAATAGCGCTTCATGATTTCATCGTTAGCAGGACTAAACAAGGCAGCTCAAGCCGGCGGACCCGCTTATTAGCAAGCGGCTGA
- a CDS encoding glycosyltransferase family 4 protein, producing MRIGLLIYGDMETVSGGYLYNRKLVSYLQSQGEQVTIISLPPRNVWRHLADNFRNDCLQQIAAAEIDILIQDAMVHPSVFLLNRRLGRQLAIPIVALAHLLTSFDHHPCYSAWFYRAIERYYLKSVTGVIANSQTTLAQVCELMDGGLPAHCVAVPAGDNFQDAGVDFNAIQQRALAPGSLRILVVGNLIRRKGLHVLIWALSQLPVEDFRVTVAGRLDMEPGYVEHIRALVSALRLQAQVVLIGPVQGQALADLYRQHHLMVLPSAYESYGIVYLEAQQFGLPVIGTTAGAAKEIIDHDRNGYLIAPEDHRALADLLRKLNQNRELLMQLSRNALIAFTSQPSWDQSCEIIRQYLYAGIE from the coding sequence ATGCGCATAGGTCTGTTGATTTATGGAGACATGGAGACCGTCAGCGGCGGTTATCTGTACAACCGCAAACTGGTGTCTTATCTGCAAAGCCAGGGCGAACAGGTCACGATTATTAGCCTGCCACCGCGCAATGTTTGGCGCCATCTGGCTGATAATTTCCGCAACGACTGTCTGCAGCAGATCGCCGCCGCCGAGATCGACATACTTATTCAGGATGCCATGGTGCATCCGTCGGTATTTTTGCTAAACCGGCGACTAGGCCGGCAGCTCGCCATCCCGATAGTAGCGCTGGCGCATCTGCTGACCAGCTTCGATCATCACCCCTGCTATAGCGCCTGGTTTTACCGGGCTATCGAGCGCTACTATCTCAAATCCGTAACCGGCGTCATCGCCAACAGCCAAACCACACTGGCGCAAGTGTGCGAGTTAATGGACGGTGGATTACCAGCTCACTGCGTCGCGGTGCCGGCCGGCGATAATTTCCAGGATGCAGGCGTTGATTTTAACGCCATTCAACAGCGTGCGCTGGCGCCAGGTTCGTTACGAATTCTGGTCGTGGGCAACCTCATCCGCCGCAAAGGCTTACATGTGTTGATTTGGGCACTCAGCCAACTTCCAGTCGAGGATTTTCGGGTGACAGTCGCCGGGCGGCTGGATATGGAGCCTGGCTATGTCGAGCATATTCGGGCACTTGTCAGCGCTTTACGATTGCAGGCGCAGGTAGTTCTAATAGGACCGGTGCAAGGCCAAGCCCTCGCCGACCTGTACCGGCAACATCATCTGATGGTATTGCCTTCCGCCTATGAAAGCTATGGCATCGTCTATCTGGAAGCCCAACAATTCGGTCTGCCAGTGATTGGTACTACGGCGGGAGCGGCCAAAGAAATTATCGATCATGACCGCAATGGTTATCTGATAGCCCCAGAAGACCATAGAGCATTGGCCGATCTGTTGCGGAAGCTGAATCAGAATCGAGAGTTGTTAATGCAATTGAGCAGAAACGCCTTGATAGCCTTCACCAGTCAACCCAGCTGGGATCAGTCCTGCGAAATCATTCGGCAATATCTATACGCCGGAATTGAATAG
- a CDS encoding 6-pyruvoyl trahydropterin synthase family protein produces the protein MYSVAVSRDFIANHYLIGGDWGSENQPHAHHYVAEVRIDGTQLDQHGYLVDIVAIEAALDGIVTEFGNQLLNDKPEFAGLNPSIEHFSRIICEKLLAAINPPGTGRLRAKLWENDQCWAAYRLTF, from the coding sequence ATGTACAGCGTAGCCGTAAGCCGTGATTTCATCGCCAACCATTATTTAATCGGCGGCGATTGGGGCAGCGAAAATCAACCTCACGCCCATCATTACGTCGCGGAAGTCCGTATCGACGGCACCCAACTCGACCAACATGGCTATCTGGTGGACATCGTCGCCATCGAAGCCGCGCTGGATGGTATCGTCACGGAATTCGGCAACCAACTGCTGAACGACAAACCGGAATTCGCAGGCCTCAATCCCAGCATCGAGCATTTCAGCCGCATCATCTGCGAAAAATTACTCGCCGCCATCAACCCGCCTGGGACCGGCAGGCTGCGGGCAAAACTTTGGGAAAACGATCAATGCTGGGCGGCTTACCGACTGACGTTCTAA
- a CDS encoding zinc-dependent alcohol dehydrogenase, whose amino-acid sequence MNARQLWFTEPYRVEIREQPLPTPGRGQLLVKTICSAISAGTEMLVYRGQLPADIALDASLASLQQQTAYPLQYGYACAGRVEQISDGIDAGWLNKRVFSFQQHASHFIAAPDQLIALPEDVEPEAAVFLANMETAVNLVLDGNPTLGERVVVLGQGIVGLLLASVLAQFPLTQLYAVDSIAGRRDRALQLGVKQVFDPVEDSQITALKRALRLPVDLSTTPDSGADLIYEVSGVPDALNLAIELCSYSGRIVIGSWYGNKSAHIQLGGVAHRNRIKLISSQVSSIAPELSGRWDKARRFELAWDMIRRVQSQQLISHRAALEQASSVYQLLDQTPEKVLQAIFIY is encoded by the coding sequence GTGAATGCCCGTCAGCTCTGGTTTACCGAACCGTACCGGGTCGAAATCCGCGAACAGCCGTTGCCAACGCCAGGGCGCGGACAATTATTGGTCAAGACTATCTGTTCGGCGATCAGCGCCGGCACGGAAATGCTGGTGTACCGGGGACAACTACCCGCCGATATTGCTTTGGATGCCTCGTTGGCATCGTTGCAGCAACAAACCGCTTATCCCTTACAGTACGGTTATGCCTGCGCGGGCCGCGTCGAACAAATTAGCGATGGCATCGATGCCGGTTGGCTAAATAAACGCGTGTTTTCGTTTCAGCAGCACGCCAGTCATTTCATTGCCGCGCCAGACCAACTCATCGCCCTGCCTGAGGATGTAGAACCGGAAGCAGCGGTATTTTTAGCCAACATGGAAACGGCGGTGAATCTGGTGCTGGATGGCAATCCGACGCTGGGCGAGCGCGTGGTAGTTTTGGGACAAGGCATTGTCGGATTGTTGCTAGCCAGCGTGTTGGCGCAGTTTCCGTTGACGCAACTATATGCCGTGGACAGCATCGCCGGGCGCCGCGACCGCGCATTGCAATTAGGGGTAAAACAGGTCTTCGATCCAGTCGAGGACAGCCAAATAACCGCATTGAAACGCGCTTTACGACTACCCGTGGATTTATCGACAACGCCGGATTCCGGTGCCGATCTGATCTACGAAGTCAGCGGCGTGCCGGATGCCTTGAACCTGGCCATCGAGTTATGCAGTTATTCCGGCCGCATCGTCATCGGCAGTTGGTACGGCAACAAATCCGCCCACATCCAATTAGGTGGGGTGGCACATCGTAATCGGATAAAACTAATCAGCAGCCAGGTCAGCAGCATTGCACCGGAGCTGAGCGGCCGCTGGGATAAAGCGCGCCGCTTCGAGCTTGCCTGGGACATGATTAGGCGGGTGCAGTCGCAGCAGCTGATCAGCCACCGTGCCGCGTTGGAACAAGCCAGCAGTGTTTATCAGCTCCTGGACCAAACACCGGAAAAAGTCTTGCAAGCCATTTTTATTTATTAA
- a CDS encoding RibD family protein, translating to MIVNQQIEHWLTAQKNAAESAKRPFVTLSYAQSWDGSITTRAGETLGLSGTESMKLTHQLRSLHDGILVGIGTVLTDDPQLTVREWSGANPQPIVLDSHLRMPPTARLCQRLDKNCWVLTRLKNDSGFDGKADIITLEGDAEGRVNLREALNLLWEKGIRTLMVEGGSQVITAFLKAQLADALVLTVAPTLVGGYKGVGNLELGCKSQLPQIRPLYSQMLGDDLIMWGNLHYREPVLS from the coding sequence ATGATTGTGAACCAACAAATTGAGCATTGGCTGACTGCGCAGAAAAATGCCGCAGAGTCCGCCAAACGCCCGTTTGTCACACTGAGCTACGCACAGAGCTGGGATGGCAGCATCACCACCCGCGCCGGTGAAACCCTGGGCCTGAGCGGCACCGAATCGATGAAGTTGACCCATCAGCTGCGTAGCCTGCATGACGGCATATTGGTCGGGATTGGCACGGTGCTGACCGACGACCCGCAACTGACCGTACGCGAATGGTCCGGCGCCAATCCTCAGCCCATCGTGCTAGACAGCCATTTGCGCATGCCACCCACGGCAAGGCTTTGCCAGCGTTTGGATAAAAACTGCTGGGTGTTGACCCGTTTAAAAAATGACAGTGGCTTTGACGGCAAGGCTGACATCATTACACTCGAAGGCGATGCGGAAGGCCGCGTCAATTTGCGCGAAGCTCTCAATTTACTTTGGGAAAAAGGCATCAGGACACTGATGGTCGAAGGCGGCAGCCAGGTAATCACTGCGTTTTTGAAAGCGCAATTGGCCGACGCGCTGGTGTTGACGGTTGCGCCAACCTTGGTGGGCGGTTACAAGGGCGTCGGTAATTTGGAGCTAGGCTGCAAAAGCCAGCTACCGCAAATTCGCCCCCTATATTCGCAGATGCTGGGCGACGATCTGATCATGTGGGGCAACCTGCACTATCGGGAGCCGGTTCTGTCGTGA
- the ribA gene encoding GTP cyclohydrolase II, with amino-acid sequence MTKPAVSRITASRIPTAYGDFQLCYYSNTLDQKEHLAFVMGSVAEAENVLVRIHSECFTGDVLGSRRCDCGEQLDRSLQLIASQGAGVLVYLRQEGRGIGLLQKLRAYNLQDQGYDTVDANLLLGHGADERDYSLAARILENLGVKSVRLMTNNPLKISALENEGIRINARFPLEAAVNPDNESYLQTKARRMDHLLQLRPYPSVANLRTAHDCEPTN; translated from the coding sequence ATGACTAAGCCTGCCGTTTCCCGAATCACCGCCTCCCGTATTCCGACTGCTTACGGCGACTTTCAACTCTGTTATTACAGCAATACCCTGGATCAAAAAGAACATCTGGCTTTTGTGATGGGGAGCGTCGCCGAGGCCGAGAATGTTCTGGTGCGCATCCATTCGGAATGTTTTACCGGTGACGTACTGGGTTCCAGACGTTGCGACTGCGGTGAGCAACTGGACCGCTCGCTGCAATTGATCGCCAGCCAAGGCGCCGGCGTCTTGGTTTATCTGCGTCAAGAGGGGCGCGGCATCGGTCTGTTGCAAAAACTGCGGGCTTATAACCTGCAGGATCAAGGCTACGACACCGTCGACGCCAACCTTTTGCTGGGTCACGGCGCGGACGAACGGGATTATTCCTTGGCGGCGCGCATTCTGGAAAACCTTGGCGTCAAATCGGTGCGCCTGATGACCAACAATCCCTTAAAAATTAGCGCGCTGGAAAACGAGGGTATCCGAATCAATGCGCGTTTCCCACTGGAAGCCGCGGTCAATCCGGACAACGAGAGCTACCTGCAAACCAAAGCCCGCCGCATGGATCACCTGCTGCAACTCAGACCATATCCGTCCGTAGCAAACCTTAGAACAGCCCATGATTGTGAACCAACAAATTGA
- a CDS encoding pyridoxal phosphate-dependent aminotransferase, with protein sequence MNFPIAHRIADLRPSDIRLMTKECERVGGINLGQGLGDLPTPPLVRDGAIKAILDGQNTYTPSEGVTPLRLAIAEKLKRDNGLEVDPENEIVISNGTTGAFAATLTALLNPGDGIILLEPYYGYHLNTILLQGLEPQFLTLTPPEFSLDEAALNAAVRSNTKAMVLCTPSNPSGKMFSAAELAIVERVAEQHNLLIISDEIYEYITYDGRQHISPATVGRLAERTVSIMGFSKTFSITGWRLGYAVAKAPLANAINLVNDLLYVCAPSPLQYGAAAGLQATPEYFQHLRAEYQRKRDIICEGLNDAGLTPLVPQGAYYVLASIDHLGFPDAKTASINLLEQTGVASVPGSSFYQSRAGESLIRFCFAKDDATLREAVARLRKLRS encoded by the coding sequence ATGAATTTCCCCATTGCCCATCGTATTGCCGATCTACGGCCCTCCGACATCCGTCTGATGACCAAGGAATGCGAACGGGTTGGCGGCATCAACTTAGGGCAAGGCTTGGGCGATTTGCCGACACCGCCTCTGGTCAGAGACGGCGCGATCAAGGCCATTCTGGATGGGCAAAATACCTATACGCCTTCCGAAGGCGTGACACCGTTACGGCTGGCGATCGCGGAAAAATTAAAACGGGATAACGGCCTAGAAGTCGATCCCGAGAACGAAATCGTCATCAGCAACGGCACCACCGGCGCGTTCGCGGCCACCTTGACGGCCCTGCTCAATCCCGGCGACGGCATCATCCTGCTGGAACCCTATTACGGTTACCACCTCAATACCATTCTTTTGCAGGGGCTTGAACCGCAATTTCTGACGCTGACGCCGCCGGAATTCAGCCTAGATGAAGCCGCGCTGAACGCCGCCGTGCGCTCCAATACCAAGGCCATGGTGCTCTGCACGCCATCCAATCCCAGCGGCAAGATGTTCAGTGCCGCGGAACTGGCCATCGTCGAGCGCGTCGCCGAGCAGCATAATCTGCTGATCATTTCCGACGAAATCTACGAATACATCACCTACGACGGCCGGCAGCATATATCGCCGGCAACGGTCGGCCGCTTGGCAGAGCGCACGGTCAGCATCATGGGTTTTTCCAAGACCTTCAGCATCACCGGCTGGCGCTTGGGGTATGCGGTAGCAAAAGCGCCTTTGGCCAATGCCATCAACCTGGTGAACGACCTGCTGTATGTCTGCGCGCCCTCACCATTGCAGTACGGCGCGGCGGCCGGCCTGCAAGCGACTCCCGAGTATTTCCAGCATCTCAGGGCCGAATATCAGCGCAAACGCGACATAATCTGCGAAGGCCTGAACGATGCCGGACTGACGCCGCTGGTGCCGCAAGGTGCCTATTACGTGCTGGCCAGCATTGACCATCTGGGTTTTCCCGATGCCAAAACCGCATCGATCAACCTATTGGAACAAACGGGGGTCGCCAGCGTGCCTGGCAGCTCTTTTTACCAAAGCCGCGCAGGCGAGAGCCTGATCCGTTTCTGTTTCGCCAAAGATGACGCCACGCTTCGAGAAGCTGTTGCGCGTCTGCGTAAACTCCGTTCATAA
- a CDS encoding sigma-54 interaction domain-containing protein: MSQSSPFFNRWLSQMGPDQVIAILTELVDSGAVFAVDAGGKVLFWSKGAEKLFGLPAESVLGKPCAQTLGCEEGQDPCGLAELGSIKAQIVKPKRANGERVSCYRTARAFFDAEGQFAGALEFLQPQASTETVIGKQGNSESFHGILSRDPAMLEAIKIIRNVAETEATVLIRGESGTGKELVARALHQESPRHQQPFLAINCAALSPSLLESELFGHVKGAFTGAVRTHAGLFQRAHGGTLFLDEVAELPLELQAKLLRVLQEQSFIPVGGDSAVSVDVRIIAATHRSLREEVKAGRFREDLMYRLRVVPVFLPPLRERRLDVNLLLWHHIDLHNLHGRRHVDSIAPEAMRRLLDYSWPGNVRELINVIEYAFAVGRGNELRTDDLPPEFRESKTIVASKQATSAKRKKYQNEADMIREALQMTDGNLEAAANYAGMSRATFWRKRKKYKIDP, from the coding sequence ATGAGTCAATCTTCCCCCTTTTTTAATCGCTGGCTCAGCCAGATGGGCCCTGATCAAGTGATAGCCATACTCACCGAGCTAGTAGACAGCGGTGCTGTATTTGCAGTGGATGCCGGCGGTAAAGTACTGTTCTGGAGCAAAGGCGCAGAGAAATTGTTTGGCCTACCGGCGGAATCCGTTCTGGGTAAACCGTGTGCACAAACGCTGGGATGCGAGGAAGGCCAAGATCCCTGCGGCCTCGCCGAGCTAGGCTCAATCAAAGCGCAAATCGTCAAACCTAAACGCGCCAATGGTGAACGCGTCAGCTGCTACCGTACTGCCCGAGCATTCTTTGACGCTGAAGGCCAATTCGCCGGTGCGCTGGAATTTCTTCAACCTCAAGCGTCAACCGAAACGGTGATAGGCAAACAAGGTAACAGCGAAAGTTTCCATGGGATTTTGTCCCGCGACCCAGCCATGCTGGAGGCAATCAAAATAATCCGTAACGTCGCGGAAACCGAAGCGACCGTGCTAATCCGGGGTGAGTCGGGTACAGGCAAAGAATTGGTCGCTCGCGCCTTACATCAGGAAAGCCCCCGCCATCAGCAACCTTTCCTGGCTATCAACTGCGCGGCGCTCAGCCCTAGCCTTTTGGAAAGCGAACTGTTTGGTCATGTCAAAGGGGCGTTTACCGGAGCGGTGCGAACTCATGCAGGTTTGTTTCAACGTGCGCATGGCGGCACTTTATTTCTCGACGAAGTCGCCGAATTACCATTGGAATTACAGGCCAAGCTGCTGAGAGTCTTGCAAGAACAAAGTTTCATCCCGGTTGGCGGCGATTCAGCAGTCAGCGTCGATGTTCGCATCATCGCCGCCACCCATCGCTCACTCCGAGAGGAAGTGAAAGCGGGACGGTTTCGAGAAGACCTGATGTACCGGCTACGCGTGGTGCCGGTATTTCTCCCGCCCTTACGGGAACGTCGGCTCGATGTGAATTTATTACTCTGGCACCACATCGATCTGCATAATCTTCATGGCCGGCGCCACGTCGACAGCATCGCACCGGAAGCGATGCGACGTTTACTCGATTACAGTTGGCCCGGCAATGTCAGGGAACTGATCAATGTGATCGAATACGCGTTCGCGGTAGGGCGAGGAAATGAGTTGCGCACGGACGATTTGCCGCCGGAATTTCGTGAATCTAAAACGATCGTTGCCAGCAAGCAAGCAACGTCGGCCAAGCGCAAAAAATATCAAAACGAAGCGGATATGATTCGTGAAGCATTACAAATGACAGATGGCAATTTGGAGGCAGCTGCCAACTATGCCGGCATGAGCCGCGCCACATTTTGGCGAAAGCGAAAAAAATATAAAATCGATCCGTAA
- a CDS encoding MBL fold metallo-hydrolase encodes MFFRQLFEPETSTYSYLLGCERTQRAVLIDPVASEIDDYLELLQAANLRLIYTLETHVHADHITGSGLLREKLGSKSVVHRDGGAMCADLLVTGGVLLQVGDLEFEVRHTSGHTSGCVSYVMSDRVFTGDALLIGGSGRTDFQQGDAGQLYDSITGKLFTLPADTLVYPGHDYNGNTVSTIKQEIAKNPRLGGGKTRDEFIAIMQELKLAYPKFIDKALPANQSCGLVVE; translated from the coding sequence ATGTTTTTTCGTCAATTGTTTGAGCCCGAAACTTCCACCTACAGCTATTTGTTAGGCTGTGAGCGGACCCAGCGCGCGGTTTTGATCGATCCGGTCGCTTCGGAAATCGACGACTATCTCGAGCTGTTGCAAGCAGCGAATCTAAGGTTGATCTATACCTTGGAGACTCACGTTCACGCCGATCACATCACCGGTTCCGGATTGCTCAGGGAAAAACTCGGCAGCAAGAGCGTGGTGCATCGTGATGGCGGGGCCATGTGTGCCGATTTGCTGGTCACCGGCGGTGTGTTGTTGCAGGTCGGCGATCTGGAATTTGAAGTACGCCATACGTCCGGTCATACCAGTGGCTGTGTTAGTTATGTGATGAGCGACCGGGTGTTTACCGGCGACGCGTTATTGATAGGTGGCAGCGGTCGTACGGATTTCCAACAAGGCGATGCCGGTCAGCTGTACGACAGCATCACCGGCAAACTGTTCACGTTGCCAGCCGACACCCTGGTCTATCCGGGCCATGATTACAATGGCAACACCGTCTCCACTATCAAGCAGGAAATCGCGAAAAATCCACGCTTGGGCGGCGGCAAGACACGCGATGAATTTATCGCCATCATGCAGGAATTGAAACTGGCCTATCCCAAGTTTATCGATAAGGCCTTGCCGGCCAACCAGTCCTGCGGACTGGTTGTGGAATAG
- a CDS encoding sulfite exporter TauE/SafE family protein: protein MLLTLSLAVIIGLLLGLLGGGGSILTVPMLVYVLHVEPKLAIVTSFVVVGISSLMALISHARRGSVCWKSGLFFGLAGMVGAFGGGRLAAHFSGDVLMTLFGLVSLSTGLLMLRGKRGDSKPDTAGSLTSVCPLRVPFVRVLFDGFFVGGLTGMVGVGGGFLIVPALTLLVGLPMQGAVGTSLLIIAMNALAGLSGFSQSVALDWELTAIVTVGAISGSAVGAWLSAYVKPAALRKAFGIMVILVAGYVLSQAVTEQLLASVELWLADAKGPGQAAVGLLLVLLVLRIGRLIHKADAVVFTPH, encoded by the coding sequence ATGTTGCTGACCTTGAGCTTGGCGGTGATTATCGGCTTGCTGCTAGGCTTACTCGGTGGCGGCGGCTCGATTCTGACCGTGCCGATGCTGGTGTATGTACTGCACGTCGAACCGAAACTAGCCATCGTCACTTCGTTCGTAGTGGTGGGCATTTCCAGCCTGATGGCTTTAATTTCTCATGCCCGGCGCGGCTCGGTGTGCTGGAAAAGCGGTTTGTTCTTTGGCCTGGCCGGCATGGTTGGCGCATTCGGTGGCGGACGTCTGGCGGCGCATTTTTCTGGCGATGTGTTGATGACGCTGTTTGGCTTGGTCAGCCTATCGACCGGTTTGTTGATGCTGCGCGGCAAACGTGGCGACAGCAAACCGGATACAGCCGGTTCGTTAACATCGGTCTGTCCGTTGCGGGTGCCATTTGTCCGGGTGCTGTTCGACGGTTTTTTTGTCGGCGGCTTGACCGGCATGGTTGGCGTCGGCGGCGGCTTTTTGATCGTGCCGGCGTTGACCTTACTGGTCGGTTTGCCGATGCAGGGCGCGGTGGGTACCTCGTTGTTGATCATAGCGATGAACGCGCTGGCCGGCTTGAGCGGCTTTAGTCAATCTGTTGCATTGGATTGGGAGTTGACAGCTATCGTTACCGTTGGCGCCATTTCCGGTAGCGCGGTCGGCGCATGGCTTTCGGCCTACGTCAAACCGGCGGCATTGCGCAAAGCATTCGGGATTATGGTGATACTGGTGGCCGGTTATGTGTTATCGCAAGCGGTGACAGAGCAGTTGCTGGCATCGGTCGAGTTATGGTTGGCGGATGCCAAAGGGCCGGGGCAGGCAGCGGTTGGATTATTACTGGTGTTACTGGTGTTGCGCATTGGTCGCTTGATCCACAAAGCCGATGCCGTTGTGTTCACACCACATTAA
- a CDS encoding phosphate-starvation-inducible protein PsiE: MDSEHFEQVHQSWKSRVDAVGNLLIEVFHYLALFVIGASVVWSGVIAYGGMMLQGHATIGDILLLFIYLELGAMVGIYFKTNAMPVRCLIYIAITALARLLIADVQAHHEAGMGMLWVSTAILLLAIATRVIRKPPSESEYH; encoded by the coding sequence ATGGACAGCGAACATTTTGAACAAGTACATCAGAGCTGGAAAAGTCGGGTCGATGCCGTCGGTAACCTGCTGATTGAGGTCTTTCATTATCTGGCCTTATTCGTGATCGGCGCCAGCGTGGTTTGGTCCGGGGTGATTGCTTACGGCGGCATGATGCTGCAAGGTCACGCCACCATCGGCGACATACTGTTGCTGTTCATTTACCTGGAACTGGGGGCGATGGTGGGAATTTATTTCAAGACCAATGCGATGCCGGTACGTTGCCTGATTTACATCGCCATCACCGCGCTGGCCCGCTTGCTCATCGCCGATGTGCAGGCGCATCATGAAGCCGGAATGGGCATGTTATGGGTATCGACGGCGATATTGCTGCTGGCGATTGCCACGCGGGTGATCCGCAAACCGCCGTCGGAATCAGAATACCACTGA
- a CDS encoding multicopper oxidase family protein: MKHTINPSRRRFFAQTGAGLLAYAGLPGWLHAMEGMGEMPKMTPKKASANFHPDVEINLICKPSSVSILPGQPTQVLQYSGKLVKGPANTLTEIPGSYLGPVMRFEKGQKIRINLHNQLDEPTVTHWHGLHVPAEQDGHPLYAIDKGETLVYEFEMLNRASMNIYHPHPHNTTAKQVYHGLAGAILVNDDEERRLELPGGEYEVPIVIQDRLFDANNQLQYVRQMHDRMMGFYGDRILVNGRPDFKLDVASRAYRFRILNGSTARIYKLAWDDGHSGASIPVTVIGTDGGLLETPVNKPYVMLAPGERLDVWADFSGRKVGSQLVLRSRSFSGVLPGMAERMMTGKHGGDDQPHGGGGHRMGMGMHGSALPVGSDYPIFTVRVTKNISDSPALPNKLSTIKHYTANDTANPNKPVPIAISEGPMRMVLNGRPYAYNDIQPSERIPFNTVQLMEIFHAHGGHGGDKAQGEGGHRMGMGMRHSNDSGDGSPKMGGMGGMGGGGMGMMMAMAHPIHLHGQYFQIFSRTVSNSDSRSYASVKDGFIEGGWKDTVLVMPGERVKIIKPFQDFKGLYMYHCHNLEHEDMGMMRDFLVE; this comes from the coding sequence ATGAAACACACCATCAACCCTTCCCGCCGCCGTTTTTTTGCACAAACCGGCGCTGGATTATTGGCCTATGCAGGATTGCCGGGCTGGTTACACGCTATGGAAGGGATGGGTGAGATGCCGAAAATGACACCGAAAAAGGCGTCGGCCAATTTTCATCCCGACGTGGAAATCAATTTGATTTGCAAACCGTCGTCTGTATCGATATTGCCAGGCCAACCGACCCAGGTTCTGCAATATTCCGGCAAACTGGTCAAAGGACCGGCGAATACCTTGACCGAGATTCCCGGTTCGTATTTGGGGCCGGTGATGCGTTTCGAAAAAGGTCAGAAGATCCGAATCAATCTGCATAATCAACTCGACGAACCGACCGTCACCCACTGGCACGGCCTGCATGTGCCGGCGGAACAGGACGGCCATCCGCTTTATGCGATCGACAAGGGCGAAACCCTGGTCTACGAGTTCGAGATGCTCAATCGCGCCAGCATGAACATCTACCACCCGCATCCGCACAACACCACCGCCAAGCAGGTTTACCACGGTCTGGCCGGGGCTATATTGGTCAATGACGACGAAGAGCGCCGCCTGGAACTGCCGGGCGGAGAATATGAAGTGCCGATCGTGATTCAAGATCGGCTGTTCGACGCCAACAATCAACTGCAATATGTCCGTCAGATGCACGACCGCATGATGGGCTTTTACGGCGACCGTATTTTGGTCAACGGCCGCCCCGACTTTAAGCTCGACGTCGCCAGCCGGGCTTACCGCTTCCGTATCCTCAACGGCTCAACGGCGCGTATTTACAAGCTGGCCTGGGACGACGGCCATTCTGGTGCCAGCATACCCGTTACCGTAATCGGTACCGATGGCGGCTTGCTGGAAACACCCGTCAACAAACCTTACGTGATGCTGGCCCCCGGCGAACGTCTGGATGTGTGGGCGGATTTCAGCGGGCGTAAAGTCGGCTCACAGTTGGTATTGCGCAGCCGGTCTTTTTCAGGTGTGTTGCCAGGAATGGCCGAACGGATGATGACCGGCAAACACGGTGGTGACGACCAACCGCACGGTGGCGGCGGTCATCGGATGGGGATGGGTATGCACGGCAGTGCATTGCCGGTCGGCAGCGATTATCCAATCTTCACGGTGCGCGTGACCAAAAACATTAGCGATAGTCCGGCGCTGCCGAATAAACTGTCTACGATTAAACACTATACCGCTAACGACACCGCCAATCCCAACAAACCGGTGCCGATCGCTATTTCCGAAGGGCCGATGCGCATGGTCTTGAACGGCCGGCCCTATGCCTACAACGACATCCAGCCCAGCGAACGCATCCCGTTCAACACGGTGCAGTTGATGGAAATTTTTCATGCGCATGGCGGTCATGGTGGCGACAAAGCCCAAGGCGAAGGCGGTCACCGCATGGGCATGGGAATGCGCCACAGCAACGATAGCGGCGATGGCAGCCCTAAAATGGGTGGAATGGGTGGAATGGGTGGCGGCGGCATGGGTATGATGATGGCGATGGCACACCCCATTCACTTGCACGGCCAGTATTTCCAAATCTTCAGCCGTACCGTTAGTAACAGTGACAGTCGGTCTTATGCCTCGGTCAAGGACGGTTTCATCGAAGGCGGCTGGAAAGATACCGTACTGGTGATGCCGGGCGAGCGGGTCAAGATCATCAAGCCCTTCCAGGATTTTAAGGGTTTGTACATGTACCACTGCCACAATCTCGAACACGAGGACATGGGCATGATGCGCGACTTTTTAGTGGAATGA